One stretch of Streptomyces agglomeratus DNA includes these proteins:
- a CDS encoding IS3 family transposase (programmed frameshift), giving the protein MAQKRRKFSPEFRDEAVKMVVVESRPIAEVAREIQVNEGTLGTWVSRYRQEHAGEEPPLNISERARLRELERENRELRMKTEFLGKSGGLLRPGVPVTEKYEFIDGEAQNFPVQQMCTWAGVSTSGFYHWRSRPLSATAKRRAELRAVILQVFSDSQETYGYRRVHAVLQRMNVQAGVELVRALMRELGLVPCQPRPWRATTIADDAAPATPDLLARDFTADAPGRKLVSDITYVHTWAGFLYLATVIDCHTKAVVGWAMADHMKTSLISDALDMAARNIDLAEGCIFHSDRGSQYTSRELRCKLRSLGLRASVGRTGVCWDNAMAESFFGALKNELVHRTTFPTRAHAHRAIVRYIEMFYNRKRLHSGLGYKTPAEVHAEYEELQAAA; this is encoded by the exons GTGGCACAGAAGCGTAGGAAGTTCAGTCCTGAGTTTCGGGACGAGGCGGTCAAGATGGTGGTCGTGGAGTCCCGCCCGATCGCCGAGGTCGCCCGAGAGATACAAGTGAACGAGGGAACGCTGGGCACCTGGGTCAGCCGGTACCGGCAAGAGCATGCCGGGGAGGAGCCTCCCCTGAACATCAGCGAGCGCGCCCGCTTGCGCGAGCTGGAACGCGAGAACCGGGAACTCCGCATGAAGACCGAGTTCCTGG GGAAAAGCGGCGGCCTTCTTCGCCCAGGAGTACCGGTGACGGAGAAGTACGAGTTCATCGACGGTGAGGCCCAAAACTTTCCCGTGCAGCAGATGTGCACCTGGGCGGGAGTATCCACGTCTGGTTTCTATCACTGGAGATCGAGGCCGTTGTCGGCCACCGCGAAGCGCCGTGCGGAACTGAGGGCCGTCATCCTCCAGGTCTTCTCCGACTCGCAGGAGACCTATGGCTACCGGCGTGTCCACGCCGTGCTCCAGCGGATGAACGTGCAGGCCGGAGTAGAACTGGTCCGCGCGCTGATGCGCGAGCTCGGCCTGGTGCCATGCCAGCCGCGGCCCTGGCGGGCGACCACGATCGCTGATGATGCGGCGCCGGCCACGCCCGACCTGCTGGCCCGTGACTTCACCGCTGACGCCCCCGGGCGCAAACTGGTCAGCGATATCACCTACGTTCACACCTGGGCCGGGTTCCTTTATCTCGCGACCGTCATCGACTGCCACACCAAAGCTGTGGTCGGCTGGGCGATGGCCGACCACATGAAGACCTCCCTCATATCGGATGCACTCGATATGGCGGCCCGGAACATCGACCTCGCCGAAGGCTGCATATTTCATTCCGATCGCGGCAGCCAATACACGTCTCGGGAACTTCGTTGCAAGCTCCGCTCGTTGGGCCTGCGAGCGTCGGTCGGCCGCACCGGTGTCTGTTGGGATAATGCGATGGCTGAGTCATTTTTCGGCGCCCTCAAAAACGAACTCGTGCACCGAACTACGTTCCCAACACGCGCACATGCCCACCGGGCGATCGTCCGCTACATCGAGATGTTCTACAATCGAAAACGCCTCCACTCCGGACTCGGCTACAAGACGCCCGCAGAAGTCCACGCCGAGTACGAGGAGTTGCAGGCAGCGGCATAA
- a CDS encoding transposase: MRVLRLAKESAVKARTQALNQLKAVLMSIDPDLRELLTGLSNPALVATCAALDVDDRGEAVFTMRLLARRVQHLSDEVKELTRRTNRAVRACRPQMLDLVGVGPDSAAVLLIAAGDNPDRLSDEASFAALCGVSPVEQSSGKTQRRRLNRGGNRQANAALYRVVMTRIRWDERTQKYLERRTAEGMSKREIIRCLKRYVAREL, from the coding sequence ATGCGCGTTCTGCGGCTGGCCAAGGAATCGGCAGTCAAGGCCCGGACCCAGGCACTGAACCAGCTCAAGGCCGTCCTCATGTCCATCGATCCGGATCTGCGTGAACTACTCACGGGCCTGAGCAATCCGGCGCTGGTCGCCACCTGCGCGGCCCTCGACGTCGATGACCGCGGCGAGGCCGTCTTCACGATGCGCCTGCTCGCCCGCAGAGTCCAGCACCTGTCCGACGAGGTCAAAGAGCTCACCCGCCGCACCAACAGGGCCGTCCGCGCTTGTCGGCCCCAGATGCTGGACCTGGTCGGTGTCGGGCCCGACAGCGCCGCGGTCCTCCTCATCGCCGCAGGTGACAACCCTGACCGGCTCTCCGACGAGGCATCGTTCGCCGCGCTGTGCGGTGTCAGCCCGGTCGAGCAGTCCTCCGGCAAGACGCAACGCCGACGCTTGAACCGTGGCGGCAACCGCCAAGCCAACGCCGCCCTCTACCGCGTCGTAATGACCCGCATACGCTGGGACGAACGCACCCAGAAGTATCTGGAGCGACGCACCGCCGAGGGCATGTCCAAGCGCGAGATCATCCGTTGTCTGAAGCGGTACGTCGCACGCGAGCTCTAA
- a CDS encoding IS110 family transposase — protein MTVTSMPQPTLPAQRVPGPAEEVILGVDTHKDIHVAAVITTLGASLAHQEFHATAIGYRQLLAWGRSFGVLHRAGVECTGSFGTALTRALRRENIDVVEVNQPDRATRRKRGKTDAIDADAAARAVLSGRATTVPKSADGPRRTCAFCGWPRNRQSRPGPRH, from the coding sequence GTGACCGTCACCAGCATGCCCCAGCCGACGCTGCCCGCGCAGCGGGTCCCGGGGCCGGCGGAGGAGGTGATCCTCGGGGTGGACACCCACAAGGACATCCACGTCGCCGCCGTCATCACCACCCTGGGCGCCTCGCTCGCCCACCAGGAGTTCCACGCCACCGCCATTGGCTATCGGCAACTGCTGGCCTGGGGGCGGTCATTCGGCGTCCTGCACCGGGCGGGCGTCGAGTGCACAGGATCCTTCGGGACCGCGCTGACCCGGGCCCTGCGCAGGGAAAACATCGACGTCGTCGAGGTCAACCAGCCCGACCGAGCCACCCGGCGCAAGCGCGGCAAGACAGACGCCATCGACGCGGACGCGGCCGCCCGCGCGGTGCTGTCCGGACGGGCCACCACCGTGCCGAAGAGCGCGGACGGCCCGCGGAGGACATGCGCGTTCTGCGGCTGGCCAAGGAATCGGCAGTCAAGGCCCGGACCCAGGCACTGA
- a CDS encoding IS110 family transposase, which yields MMGERVTVFCGIDWAERHHDIALVDESGELLAKRRISDDAAGYRMLLELLAEHGDSPESPIPVAIETSRGLLVAALRTGSRKVFSINPLAASRYRDRHGVSRKKSDPGDALVLANILRTDMAVHRPLPADSEQAQAIAVLARAQQDAVWNRQQIGNQIRSLLREYYPAALDAFLAKQGGLAREEARVILAKAPTPAEGSRLSLSQLRSALRRAGRVRGVEEEADRLRGVLRAEYARQPAVVENAFGRQLLALLKQFEAACQASDDLAEAVDAHFRAHPDAEILLSFPGLGVQLAARVLAETGDDRNRFADARGLKAYAGSAPITRASGKKHYVGRRMVKNNRLHHAGYLWAFSSLRSSPGAQAHYRHRRDLGDWHAQAQRHLFNRLLGQLFHCLQKRVLFDEERAFAPPSRSSLAAAA from the coding sequence ATGATGGGAGAACGTGTGACTGTGTTCTGCGGAATCGACTGGGCAGAGAGGCATCACGACATCGCGCTGGTCGACGAGTCCGGCGAGCTATTGGCCAAGCGGCGGATCAGCGATGACGCTGCGGGCTACCGGATGCTGCTGGAGCTCCTGGCCGAGCATGGTGACAGCCCCGAGTCGCCAATACCGGTGGCCATCGAGACCAGTCGAGGCCTGCTCGTGGCAGCCCTTCGGACCGGCAGCCGCAAGGTCTTCTCGATCAACCCGCTCGCCGCCTCCCGCTATCGCGACCGCCACGGTGTGTCCCGCAAGAAGTCCGACCCGGGCGACGCCCTCGTGCTGGCGAACATCCTCCGCACCGACATGGCCGTGCACCGGCCGCTGCCTGCGGACTCCGAGCAAGCTCAGGCCATCGCCGTGCTGGCCCGGGCTCAGCAGGACGCCGTCTGGAATCGCCAGCAGATCGGCAACCAGATCCGCTCCCTGCTGCGCGAGTACTACCCCGCCGCTTTGGATGCCTTCCTGGCCAAGCAGGGCGGGCTGGCCCGCGAGGAGGCGCGCGTCATCCTCGCCAAGGCACCCACGCCGGCGGAGGGCTCGCGGCTGTCTCTGAGCCAGTTGCGCTCCGCCCTCAGGCGCGCCGGCCGCGTCCGCGGCGTTGAGGAGGAGGCTGACCGCCTGCGCGGTGTCCTGCGGGCCGAGTATGCTCGCCAACCCGCGGTTGTCGAGAACGCCTTCGGCAGGCAACTCCTCGCTCTGCTGAAGCAGTTCGAGGCAGCCTGCCAAGCCAGTGACGACCTCGCAGAAGCAGTGGATGCCCACTTTCGCGCGCATCCCGACGCCGAGATACTCCTGAGCTTCCCGGGCCTCGGCGTCCAGCTCGCGGCACGTGTTCTCGCCGAGACCGGCGACGACCGCAACCGCTTCGCCGACGCCCGCGGCCTGAAGGCATACGCCGGCTCCGCACCAATCACCCGCGCCTCCGGCAAGAAGCACTACGTCGGGCGCCGCATGGTCAAGAACAACCGACTCCACCACGCCGGCTACCTATGGGCCTTCTCCTCCCTGCGCTCATCGCCTGGAGCACAGGCCCACTACCGCCACCGGCGCGACCTCGGCGACTGGCACGCACAAGCTCAGCGGCACCTGTTCAACCGCCTGCTCGGACAGCTGTTCCACTGCCTCCAGAAGCGCGTTCTCTTCGACGAAGAACGTGCCTTCGCTCCGCCGTCGCGCTCATCATTGGCAGCTGCTGCTTGA
- a CDS encoding sensor histidine kinase, protein MGRGKLRIYLGAAPGVGKTYAMLSEAHRRVERGTDCVVAFVECHGRARTEVMLHGLEQVKRKELAYRGTVFTEMDVDAVLERRPAVAIVDELAHTNVPGSRNAKRWQDVEELLAAGIHVISAVNIQHLESLGDVVESITGVRQKETVPDEVVRRADQIELVDMSPQALRRRMAHGNIYKPDKVDAALSNYFRPGNLTALRELALLWTADRVDAYLQEYRTEHRVKKIWGSRERIVVGLTGGPEGRTLIRRAARLAQKGAGGEVLAVYIARSDGLTGASPKELAVQRTLVEDLGGTFHHVIGDDIPSALLDFARGVNATQIVMGVSRRPTWQYLLGPGVSATVARESGPDLDVHIVTHEEAAKGRALPASRASRLGRARVIWGWLTGIAGPALLTLLLTHINVHLGLANDVLLFLSLTVAAAMLGGLLPALASAAFGSLLLNWFFTPPLHRITIADPKNIVALLIFFGVAVAVASVVDLAARRTHQAARLRAESEILSFLAGSVLRGETTLDALLERVRETFAMESVALLERESDIEPWTCAASVGRNPVGRPEDADVDMPVGDYMALALSGRVLPAEDRRVLGAFAAQAAVVLDRQRLQHQADQARDLAEGNRIRTALLAAVSHDLRTPLAAIKASVTSLRSDDVEWSPEDQAELLAGIEEGADRLDHLVGNLLDMSRLQTGTVKPIIREIDLDEVVPMALGGVPEDSVILDIPEDLAMVTVDAGLLERAVANIVENAVKYSPDGEPVLVSASAIADRVEVRVIDRGPGVPDDAKDHIFAPFQRYGDAPRGAGVGLGLAVARGFAQAMGATLNAEDTPGGGFTMVLSLSSAAGHAPVRPDLPAPESA, encoded by the coding sequence ATGGGACGCGGCAAGCTCCGGATCTACCTCGGCGCGGCACCGGGCGTCGGCAAGACGTACGCGATGCTTTCCGAGGCACACCGCCGCGTCGAGCGCGGCACCGACTGTGTGGTGGCTTTCGTGGAGTGCCACGGCCGGGCGCGTACCGAGGTGATGCTGCACGGCCTCGAACAGGTGAAGCGCAAGGAGCTGGCCTACCGAGGCACCGTGTTCACCGAGATGGACGTGGACGCGGTCCTGGAACGCCGCCCGGCCGTCGCCATCGTCGACGAGCTCGCCCACACCAACGTCCCCGGTTCACGCAACGCCAAGCGCTGGCAAGACGTGGAGGAACTGCTCGCCGCCGGGATCCACGTCATCTCGGCCGTCAACATCCAACACCTGGAATCCCTCGGCGACGTCGTCGAGTCCATCACGGGCGTACGGCAGAAGGAAACCGTCCCGGACGAAGTCGTACGCCGCGCCGACCAGATCGAGCTGGTCGACATGTCCCCGCAGGCCCTGCGCCGCCGCATGGCGCACGGCAACATCTACAAGCCGGACAAGGTCGACGCGGCCCTCTCCAACTACTTCCGGCCCGGCAACCTCACAGCGCTGCGCGAACTCGCCCTCCTGTGGACCGCCGACCGGGTCGACGCATACCTCCAGGAGTACCGCACCGAGCACCGTGTCAAGAAGATCTGGGGCTCGCGCGAGCGCATCGTCGTCGGCCTGACCGGCGGGCCCGAAGGCCGTACGCTCATCCGCCGCGCCGCCCGGCTCGCGCAGAAGGGGGCGGGCGGTGAGGTGCTTGCCGTCTACATAGCGCGTAGCGACGGCCTCACCGGCGCCTCGCCCAAGGAGCTCGCAGTCCAGCGCACTCTGGTCGAAGACCTGGGTGGCACCTTCCACCACGTTATAGGCGACGACATACCGTCCGCACTGCTGGACTTCGCACGGGGGGTCAACGCCACCCAGATCGTGATGGGCGTCAGCCGCCGCCCAACCTGGCAATACTTGCTCGGCCCCGGTGTCAGCGCCACCGTCGCGCGGGAATCCGGACCCGACCTCGATGTCCACATCGTCACCCACGAAGAAGCCGCCAAGGGCCGCGCACTGCCCGCATCCCGCGCTTCCCGCCTCGGCCGCGCCCGCGTCATCTGGGGATGGCTGACCGGAATCGCCGGCCCTGCCCTGCTCACCCTCCTCCTGACGCACATCAACGTCCACCTCGGCCTCGCCAACGACGTACTGCTGTTCCTGTCGCTGACCGTAGCTGCGGCCATGCTCGGCGGGCTGCTCCCCGCCCTGGCGTCGGCGGCCTTCGGATCGCTGCTGCTGAACTGGTTCTTCACCCCGCCCCTGCACCGGATCACGATCGCCGATCCGAAGAACATCGTCGCCCTGCTGATCTTCTTCGGCGTCGCGGTCGCGGTGGCCTCCGTGGTCGACCTGGCCGCCCGCCGCACCCACCAGGCAGCCAGGCTGCGCGCCGAGTCGGAGATCCTGTCCTTCCTGGCCGGCAGCGTGCTGCGCGGCGAGACGACGCTCGATGCCCTGCTCGAACGCGTCCGCGAGACCTTCGCCATGGAATCGGTGGCCCTGCTCGAGCGCGAAAGCGACATCGAGCCGTGGACCTGCGCCGCAAGCGTCGGCCGTAACCCGGTCGGCCGCCCGGAAGACGCGGACGTGGACATGCCGGTCGGCGACTACATGGCCCTCGCCCTCTCCGGCCGGGTCCTGCCTGCCGAGGACCGCCGGGTGCTCGGCGCCTTCGCCGCCCAGGCCGCCGTCGTACTCGACCGCCAGCGCCTCCAGCACCAGGCCGATCAGGCACGCGATCTCGCCGAGGGCAACCGCATCCGCACCGCCCTGCTCGCCGCCGTCAGCCACGACCTGCGCACCCCACTGGCCGCCATCAAGGCGTCCGTCACCTCCCTGCGCTCCGACGACGTGGAGTGGTCGCCCGAAGACCAAGCAGAGCTGCTGGCCGGCATCGAGGAAGGCGCGGACCGCCTGGACCACCTCGTCGGCAACCTCCTCGACATGTCCCGCCTCCAGACCGGCACCGTCAAGCCGATCATCCGCGAGATCGACCTCGACGAGGTCGTACCGATGGCACTCGGAGGCGTACCCGAGGACAGCGTCATCCTCGACATTCCAGAAGACCTTGCCATGGTGACCGTCGACGCCGGCCTGCTGGAACGAGCCGTCGCCAACATCGTCGAGAACGCCGTCAAGTACAGCCCCGACGGCGAACCGGTCCTGGTATCGGCCAGCGCGATCGCCGACCGCGTCGAGGTCCGTGTCATAGACCGGGGCCCCGGTGTCCCCGACGACGCCAAGGACCACATCTTCGCCCCCTTCCAGCGCTACGGCGACGCCCCACGCGGCGCAGGAGTGGGCCTCGGCCTCGCAGTCGCCCGCGGCTTCGCCCAAGCCATGGGCGCCACACTGAACGCCGAAGACACCCCCGGAGGCGGCTTCACCATGGTGCTCAGCCTGTCCTCGGCGGCTGGCCACGCACCGGTGCGCCCGGACCTCCCGGCGCCCGAGAGTGCCTGA
- a CDS encoding potassium-transporting ATPase subunit C, whose product MNKSVGNTARLIGAGLRALLVLTLVCGVIYPLAVTGIAQGLFNDKANGSEISADGKVVGSELIGQTYNLPSKPGEETPSPDLKWFQPRPSNGLGANSVNTQYKLILSGATNRSGDNEELIQWVKDAKAAVVKDNSTADHKVRPSDVPAEAVTSSASGLDPHISPQYADLQAHRVAQKNHLDVKQVQKLVADHTDGRILGFMGEPRVNVLKLNIALKELTEK is encoded by the coding sequence ATGAACAAATCTGTCGGAAACACGGCCCGGCTGATCGGGGCGGGGCTGCGCGCTCTCCTCGTACTGACCCTGGTGTGCGGCGTGATCTACCCGCTCGCGGTGACTGGAATCGCCCAGGGCCTCTTCAACGACAAGGCCAACGGCTCGGAGATATCCGCGGACGGCAAGGTCGTCGGCTCGGAACTCATCGGGCAGACCTACAACCTGCCGTCGAAGCCGGGCGAGGAGACACCGTCGCCCGATCTCAAGTGGTTCCAGCCGCGCCCGTCCAACGGCCTCGGCGCCAACAGCGTCAATACCCAGTACAAGCTGATCCTCTCCGGCGCCACCAACCGCTCCGGTGACAACGAGGAACTCATCCAGTGGGTCAAGGACGCCAAGGCAGCCGTCGTCAAGGACAACTCCACGGCCGACCACAAGGTTCGGCCCTCCGATGTGCCGGCCGAAGCCGTCACCTCCTCGGCCTCGGGCCTCGACCCGCACATCTCCCCGCAGTACGCCGACCTCCAGGCCCACCGCGTCGCGCAGAAGAACCACCTCGACGTCAAGCAGGTGCAGAAGCTGGTCGCCGACCACACCGACGGGCGAATCCTGGGCTTCATGGGCGAACCTCGCGTCAACGTCCTCAAGCTCAACATCGCCCTCAAGGAACTCACCGAGAAGTGA
- the kdpB gene encoding potassium-transporting ATPase subunit KdpB, with protein sequence MTTDIKKHEEPGSMPTATSTLAPHSDVPTGHKTEPGRAGGGLFDPKQLVKSFPDAVRKLDPRVMVKSPVMFVVEIGSVLTTVLALKDPGDWFGWAITAWLWLTTIFANLAEAVAEGRGKAQADTLRKAKTDTVARRLAKDGKSEEQVPGTELRIGDLVVCEAGDIIPGDGDVVEGVASVDESAITGESAPVIRESGGDRSAVTGGTKVLSDRIVIKITTKPGETFIDRMIGLVEGAARQKTPNEIALNILLASLTIVFLLAVVTLQPFAIYAGAKQSMIVLIALLVCLIPTTIGALLSAIGIAGMDRLVQRNVLAMSGRAVEAAGDVSTLLLDKTGTITLGNRQAAEFVPVKGTTEAELADAAQLSSLADETPEGRSIVVLAKEKYGLRERHQGELAHAEWVAFTAQTRMSGVDLSENLEARKVRKGATGSVIAWVTERGGTVAEDAQTLTDAISQAGGTPLLAAVEDDKGARVLGVIHLKDVVKEGMRERFDELRRMGIRTVMITGDNPLTAKAIAEEAGVDDFLAEATPEDKMALIKREQAGGKLVAMTGDGTNDAPALAQADVGVAMNTGTSAAKEAGNMVDLDSNPTKLIEIVEIGKQLLITRGALTTFSIANDVAKYFAIIPAMFAVAYPGLDKLNIMGLASPESAILSAVVFNALIIIALVPLALKGVRYRPMSADKMLRRNLGIYGLGGLVAPFIGIKIIDLLISSIPGIG encoded by the coding sequence ATGACCACCGACATCAAGAAGCACGAGGAGCCCGGCTCCATGCCCACCGCCACTTCGACCCTGGCTCCGCACTCCGATGTGCCGACCGGCCACAAGACCGAGCCAGGACGCGCGGGCGGGGGTCTTTTCGACCCCAAGCAGTTGGTCAAGTCGTTCCCGGACGCCGTCCGCAAGCTCGACCCGCGGGTGATGGTCAAGTCCCCAGTGATGTTCGTGGTCGAGATCGGCTCGGTGCTCACCACTGTGCTGGCGTTGAAGGACCCCGGCGACTGGTTCGGCTGGGCGATTACCGCCTGGCTGTGGCTGACCACGATCTTCGCCAACCTGGCGGAGGCGGTGGCCGAGGGGCGTGGCAAGGCGCAGGCCGACACCCTGCGCAAGGCCAAGACCGACACCGTCGCGCGGCGTCTGGCGAAGGACGGCAAGAGCGAGGAGCAGGTGCCGGGCACCGAGCTGCGCATCGGGGACCTGGTGGTCTGCGAGGCCGGGGACATCATCCCGGGCGACGGAGACGTCGTCGAGGGCGTGGCGTCGGTCGACGAGTCCGCGATCACCGGTGAATCGGCTCCGGTGATCCGTGAGTCCGGTGGCGACCGAAGCGCCGTCACGGGCGGTACGAAGGTGCTGTCCGACCGCATCGTCATCAAGATCACAACGAAGCCGGGCGAGACCTTCATCGACCGGATGATCGGCCTGGTCGAGGGCGCGGCCCGGCAGAAGACGCCCAACGAGATCGCGTTGAACATCCTGCTCGCCTCGCTGACCATCGTCTTCCTGCTCGCCGTCGTCACCCTCCAGCCGTTCGCGATCTACGCGGGCGCCAAGCAGTCGATGATCGTGCTGATCGCCCTGCTGGTCTGCCTGATCCCGACCACGATCGGAGCGCTGCTCTCCGCCATCGGCATCGCGGGCATGGACCGGCTGGTACAGCGCAACGTGCTGGCGATGTCCGGCCGCGCGGTCGAGGCCGCGGGCGATGTGTCGACGCTGCTGCTCGACAAGACCGGCACGATCACCCTCGGCAACCGGCAGGCCGCCGAGTTCGTCCCGGTCAAGGGCACCACGGAGGCCGAGCTGGCGGACGCCGCCCAGCTCTCCTCGCTGGCTGACGAGACGCCCGAGGGGCGTTCCATCGTCGTACTGGCGAAGGAGAAGTACGGGCTGCGCGAGCGGCACCAGGGCGAGCTGGCGCACGCCGAGTGGGTGGCCTTCACCGCCCAGACACGGATGTCGGGCGTTGACCTCTCCGAGAACCTTGAGGCACGCAAGGTCCGCAAAGGCGCCACCGGCTCGGTTATCGCCTGGGTGACGGAGCGCGGCGGCACGGTCGCCGAGGACGCGCAGACCCTCACGGATGCGATCTCCCAGGCGGGCGGTACGCCGCTGCTGGCCGCCGTCGAGGATGACAAGGGAGCCCGAGTCCTGGGCGTGATCCACCTCAAGGACGTGGTGAAGGAGGGCATGCGGGAGCGGTTCGACGAACTGCGCCGGATGGGCATCAGGACGGTCATGATCACGGGTGACAACCCGCTGACCGCGAAGGCGATCGCTGAGGAGGCGGGCGTCGACGACTTCCTCGCGGAGGCCACGCCCGAGGACAAGATGGCGCTGATCAAGCGCGAGCAGGCGGGCGGCAAGCTGGTCGCGATGACGGGTGACGGTACGAACGACGCGCCCGCGCTCGCGCAGGCGGACGTCGGCGTGGCGATGAACACCGGGACCTCGGCCGCCAAGGAGGCCGGGAACATGGTGGACCTCGACTCCAACCCGACCAAGCTGATCGAGATCGTCGAGATCGGCAAGCAGCTCCTGATCACGCGCGGCGCGCTGACGACGTTCTCGATCGCCAATGACGTGGCGAAGTACTTCGCGATCATCCCCGCGATGTTCGCCGTCGCCTACCCCGGCCTGGACAAGCTCAACATCATGGGCCTGGCCTCTCCCGAGTCCGCCATCCTCTCGGCCGTCGTCTTCAACGCGCTGATCATCATCGCGCTGGTGCCGCTGGCCCTGAAGGGCGTGCGCTACCGGCCGATGAGCGCCGACAAGATGCTGCGGCGCAACCTCGGGATCTACGGGCTCGGCGGGCTCGTCGCACCGTTCATCGGCATCAAGATCATTGACCTGCTCATCTCCTCCATCCCCGGAATCGGCTGA
- the kdpA gene encoding potassium-transporting ATPase subunit KdpA produces MSPFLAGVLQLLALIAALALAYRPLGDYMAKVYGSTKHLRVEKWIYKAVGANPTVEMRWPAYLRGVLAFSAVSVLFLYGLQRLQGSLPGSLGFASIDPDQAFNTAASFVSNTNWQSYYGEQTMGHVVQTGGLAVQNFVSAAVGMAVAVALVRGFARSRTGELGNFWADLVRGVVRILLPISVVGALVLVACGAIQNFAGIHEVGQFMGGTQQWNAGAVASQEVIKELGTNGGGYFNANSAHPFENPNAFTNLFEIFLILLIPFSLTRTFGRMVGSVRQGYVILATMATIWVGFVLLMWAAEFGGHGPAFEVAGGAMEGKETRFGIGASSIFAVSTTLTSTGAVDSFHSSFTGLGGGITMLGMMLGEIAPGGVGSGLYGMLVMAIIAVFIAGLMVGRTPEYLGKKISTREIKFAACYILVTPALVLCFTAAAMALDTPGHAMTNSGAHGFSEVLYAYTSGANNNGSAFAGLNADTQWFNTTISLAMLLGRFLPMVFVLALAGSLAQQTPVPATAGTLRTEKPLFTGLLIGTILIITGLTYFPALALGPLAEGLAS; encoded by the coding sequence ATGAGCCCCTTCCTCGCTGGTGTACTCCAGCTGCTGGCGCTGATAGCTGCCCTGGCACTGGCATACCGCCCGCTCGGCGACTACATGGCCAAGGTCTACGGATCCACGAAGCATCTGCGCGTGGAGAAGTGGATCTACAAGGCCGTCGGCGCCAACCCCACGGTGGAGATGCGCTGGCCCGCTTACCTGCGCGGCGTCCTCGCCTTCTCCGCGGTGAGCGTTCTCTTCCTGTACGGCCTCCAGCGGCTCCAGGGATCGCTGCCCGGCTCGCTCGGTTTCGCTTCGATCGATCCGGACCAGGCGTTCAACACGGCCGCCTCGTTCGTGTCGAACACCAACTGGCAGTCGTACTACGGCGAGCAGACCATGGGTCACGTCGTACAGACCGGCGGCCTAGCGGTGCAGAACTTCGTCTCGGCCGCAGTCGGCATGGCGGTCGCGGTCGCTCTTGTACGGGGCTTCGCCCGTTCTCGCACCGGCGAGCTGGGCAACTTCTGGGCCGACCTGGTCCGGGGTGTCGTCCGTATCCTGCTGCCGATCTCCGTCGTCGGCGCGCTCGTGCTGGTCGCATGCGGCGCCATCCAGAACTTCGCGGGCATCCACGAGGTCGGCCAGTTCATGGGTGGTACGCAGCAGTGGAACGCCGGTGCGGTGGCCTCCCAGGAGGTCATCAAGGAGCTGGGCACCAACGGCGGCGGCTACTTCAACGCCAACTCCGCGCACCCCTTCGAGAACCCCAACGCCTTCACCAACCTCTTCGAGATCTTCCTGATCCTGCTGATCCCGTTCTCACTGACGCGCACCTTCGGCCGCATGGTCGGCAGCGTCAGGCAGGGGTACGTGATCCTCGCCACGATGGCCACCATCTGGGTCGGCTTCGTGCTGCTCATGTGGGCGGCCGAGTTCGGCGGTCACGGCCCGGCGTTCGAGGTGGCCGGCGGGGCGATGGAGGGCAAGGAGACCCGGTTCGGGATCGGCGCCTCGTCGATCTTCGCGGTGTCGACCACGCTCACGTCGACGGGCGCGGTGGACTCGTTCCACTCCTCCTTCACCGGCCTGGGCGGCGGCATCACCATGCTCGGCATGATGCTGGGCGAGATCGCCCCCGGCGGTGTCGGCTCCGGCCTGTACGGGATGCTGGTGATGGCGATCATCGCGGTGTTCATCGCGGGGCTGATGGTCGGCCGTACACCGGAGTACCTCGGCAAGAAGATCTCCACCCGCGAGATCAAGTTCGCCGCCTGCTACATCCTGGTCACCCCCGCGCTGGTGCTCTGCTTCACCGCGGCGGCGATGGCTCTGGACACCCCGGGCCACGCGATGACCAATTCGGGTGCGCACGGATTCTCCGAGGTTCTGTACGCCTACACCTCGGGCGCCAACAACAACGGCAGCGCCTTCGCGGGCCTCAACGCCGACACCCAGTGGTTCAACACCACCATCAGCCTGGCGATGCTGCTGGGCCGGTTCCTGCCGATGGTGTTCGTACTGGCCCTGGCCGGTTCCCTCGCCCAGCAGACGCCCGTCCCGGCCACCGCAGGCACCCTCCGTACCGAGAAGCCGCTCTTCACCGGGCTGCTGATCGGCACGATCCTGATCATTACCGGTCTGACCTACTTCCCAGCCCTGGCGCTGGGTCCGCTCGCCGAGGGGCTGGCGTCATGA
- the kdpF gene encoding K(+)-transporting ATPase subunit F, producing MTAENIVGLIVAVSLLGYLILALVYPERF from the coding sequence GTGACTGCCGAGAACATCGTCGGCCTGATCGTGGCCGTCTCCCTGCTGGGCTATCTGATCCTCGCCCTTGTGTACCCGGAGAGGTTCTGA